The Rhinopithecus roxellana isolate Shanxi Qingling chromosome 13, ASM756505v1, whole genome shotgun sequence genome contains a region encoding:
- the C13H22orf23 gene encoding UPF0193 protein EVG1 isoform X2 → MVARVASCQLQQPRSRSISAWHRCWCGCKAVGPPMASQKQMEVVTKGTGFRRRPKTTTYTPGTCELLRVMMKESKLTNIQQRHIMDIMKRGDALPLQCSPSSSQRVLPSKQIASPIYLPPILAARPHLRPANMCQANGAYSREQFKPQATRDLEKEKQRLQNIFAMGKDPEERKRKAPPARQEVPAPERDRFEELVKEIQERKEFLTDMEALGQGKQYRGIILAEISQED, encoded by the exons ATGGTAGCCAGAGTCGCTAGCTGTCAGCTCCAGCAGCCCAGATCGCGTAGTATTTCTGCGTGGCACCGGTGCTGGTGCGGCTGTAAAGCAGTG GGTCCTCCCATGGCTTCACAGAAGCAGATGGAAGTAGTGACCAAAGGAACTGGGTTCCGGCGCCGCCCCAAGACGACCACTTATACCCCGGGGACCTGCGAGCTGCTCAGAG TGATGATGAAGGAATCCAAACTGACGAACATCCAGCAGCGCCACATCATGGACATCATGAAAA GAGGAGATGCTTTGCCCCTACAGTGCAGCCCATCATCCAGCCAGAGGGTCTTACCTTCCAAGCAAATAGCCTCACCTATCTACCTGCCTCCCATCCTCGCAGCCCGTCCCCACCTCCGGCCTGCCAACATGTGCCAAGCCAATGGGGCCTACAGCCGGGAACAGTTCAAGCCTCAAGCTACCA GGGATCTggagaaggagaaacaaagactCCAAAATATCTTTGCCATGGGGAAGGACCCAGAGGAACGGAAAAGAAAGGCCCCTCCTGCACGACAGGAGGTTCCAGCCCCTGAGCGAGACCGATTTGAAGAGT TGGTGAAGGAAATCCAGGAGAGGAAAGAATTCCTGACTGACATGGAGGCCCTGGGACAGGGCAAACAGTACCGAGGAATCATCCTTGCTGAAATATCCCAG GAGGACTAA
- the C13H22orf23 gene encoding UPF0193 protein EVG1 isoform X1 yields MVARVASCQLQQPRSRSISAWHRCWCGCKAVGPPMASQKQMEVVTKGTGFRRRPKTTTYTPGTCELLRVMMKESKLTNIQQRHIMDIMKRGDALPLQCSPSSSQRVLPSKQIASPIYLPPILAARPHLRPANMCQANGAYSREQFKPQATRDLEKEKQRLQNIFAMGKDPEERKRKAPPARQEVPAPERDRFEELVKEIQERKEFLTDMEALGQGKQYRGIILAEISQKLREMEDIDRRRSEELRKALATT; encoded by the exons ATGGTAGCCAGAGTCGCTAGCTGTCAGCTCCAGCAGCCCAGATCGCGTAGTATTTCTGCGTGGCACCGGTGCTGGTGCGGCTGTAAAGCAGTG GGTCCTCCCATGGCTTCACAGAAGCAGATGGAAGTAGTGACCAAAGGAACTGGGTTCCGGCGCCGCCCCAAGACGACCACTTATACCCCGGGGACCTGCGAGCTGCTCAGAG TGATGATGAAGGAATCCAAACTGACGAACATCCAGCAGCGCCACATCATGGACATCATGAAAA GAGGAGATGCTTTGCCCCTACAGTGCAGCCCATCATCCAGCCAGAGGGTCTTACCTTCCAAGCAAATAGCCTCACCTATCTACCTGCCTCCCATCCTCGCAGCCCGTCCCCACCTCCGGCCTGCCAACATGTGCCAAGCCAATGGGGCCTACAGCCGGGAACAGTTCAAGCCTCAAGCTACCA GGGATCTggagaaggagaaacaaagactCCAAAATATCTTTGCCATGGGGAAGGACCCAGAGGAACGGAAAAGAAAGGCCCCTCCTGCACGACAGGAGGTTCCAGCCCCTGAGCGAGACCGATTTGAAGAGT TGGTGAAGGAAATCCAGGAGAGGAAAGAATTCCTGACTGACATGGAGGCCCTGGGACAGGGCAAACAGTACCGAGGAATCATCCTTGCTGAAATATCCCAG AAACTCCGGGAAATGGAAGACATTGACCGCAGGAGGAGTGAGGAACTTAGGAAGGCTCTTGCCACCACTTAA
- the C13H22orf23 gene encoding UPF0193 protein EVG1 isoform X5 — protein MVARVASCQLQQPRSRSISAWHRCWCGCKAVGPPMASQKQMEVVTKGTGFRRRPKTTTYTPGTCELLRVMMKESKLTNIQQRHIMDIMKTRPHLRPANMCQANGAYSREQFKPQATRDLEKEKQRLQNIFAMGKDPEERKRKAPPARQEVPAPERDRFEELVKEIQERKEFLTDMEALGQGKQYRGIILAEISQKLREMEDIDRRRSEELRKALATT, from the exons ATGGTAGCCAGAGTCGCTAGCTGTCAGCTCCAGCAGCCCAGATCGCGTAGTATTTCTGCGTGGCACCGGTGCTGGTGCGGCTGTAAAGCAGTG GGTCCTCCCATGGCTTCACAGAAGCAGATGGAAGTAGTGACCAAAGGAACTGGGTTCCGGCGCCGCCCCAAGACGACCACTTATACCCCGGGGACCTGCGAGCTGCTCAGAG TGATGATGAAGGAATCCAAACTGACGAACATCCAGCAGCGCCACATCATGGACATCATGAAAA CCCGTCCCCACCTCCGGCCTGCCAACATGTGCCAAGCCAATGGGGCCTACAGCCGGGAACAGTTCAAGCCTCAAGCTACCA GGGATCTggagaaggagaaacaaagactCCAAAATATCTTTGCCATGGGGAAGGACCCAGAGGAACGGAAAAGAAAGGCCCCTCCTGCACGACAGGAGGTTCCAGCCCCTGAGCGAGACCGATTTGAAGAGT TGGTGAAGGAAATCCAGGAGAGGAAAGAATTCCTGACTGACATGGAGGCCCTGGGACAGGGCAAACAGTACCGAGGAATCATCCTTGCTGAAATATCCCAG AAACTCCGGGAAATGGAAGACATTGACCGCAGGAGGAGTGAGGAACTTAGGAAGGCTCTTGCCACCACTTAA
- the C13H22orf23 gene encoding UPF0193 protein EVG1 isoform X3: MVARVASCQLQQPRSRSISAWHRCWCGCKAVGPPMASQKQMEVVTKGTGFRRRPKTTTYTPGTCELLRGGDALPLQCSPSSSQRVLPSKQIASPIYLPPILAARPHLRPANMCQANGAYSREQFKPQATRDLEKEKQRLQNIFAMGKDPEERKRKAPPARQEVPAPERDRFEELVKEIQERKEFLTDMEALGQGKQYRGIILAEISQKLREMEDIDRRRSEELRKALATT, translated from the exons ATGGTAGCCAGAGTCGCTAGCTGTCAGCTCCAGCAGCCCAGATCGCGTAGTATTTCTGCGTGGCACCGGTGCTGGTGCGGCTGTAAAGCAGTG GGTCCTCCCATGGCTTCACAGAAGCAGATGGAAGTAGTGACCAAAGGAACTGGGTTCCGGCGCCGCCCCAAGACGACCACTTATACCCCGGGGACCTGCGAGCTGCTCAGAG GAGGAGATGCTTTGCCCCTACAGTGCAGCCCATCATCCAGCCAGAGGGTCTTACCTTCCAAGCAAATAGCCTCACCTATCTACCTGCCTCCCATCCTCGCAGCCCGTCCCCACCTCCGGCCTGCCAACATGTGCCAAGCCAATGGGGCCTACAGCCGGGAACAGTTCAAGCCTCAAGCTACCA GGGATCTggagaaggagaaacaaagactCCAAAATATCTTTGCCATGGGGAAGGACCCAGAGGAACGGAAAAGAAAGGCCCCTCCTGCACGACAGGAGGTTCCAGCCCCTGAGCGAGACCGATTTGAAGAGT TGGTGAAGGAAATCCAGGAGAGGAAAGAATTCCTGACTGACATGGAGGCCCTGGGACAGGGCAAACAGTACCGAGGAATCATCCTTGCTGAAATATCCCAG AAACTCCGGGAAATGGAAGACATTGACCGCAGGAGGAGTGAGGAACTTAGGAAGGCTCTTGCCACCACTTAA
- the C13H22orf23 gene encoding UPF0193 protein EVG1 isoform X4 gives MASQKQMEVVTKGTGFRRRPKTTTYTPGTCELLRVMMKESKLTNIQQRHIMDIMKRGDALPLQCSPSSSQRVLPSKQIASPIYLPPILAARPHLRPANMCQANGAYSREQFKPQATRDLEKEKQRLQNIFAMGKDPEERKRKAPPARQEVPAPERDRFEELVKEIQERKEFLTDMEALGQGKQYRGIILAEISQKLREMEDIDRRRSEELRKALATT, from the exons ATGGCTTCACAGAAGCAGATGGAAGTAGTGACCAAAGGAACTGGGTTCCGGCGCCGCCCCAAGACGACCACTTATACCCCGGGGACCTGCGAGCTGCTCAGAG TGATGATGAAGGAATCCAAACTGACGAACATCCAGCAGCGCCACATCATGGACATCATGAAAA GAGGAGATGCTTTGCCCCTACAGTGCAGCCCATCATCCAGCCAGAGGGTCTTACCTTCCAAGCAAATAGCCTCACCTATCTACCTGCCTCCCATCCTCGCAGCCCGTCCCCACCTCCGGCCTGCCAACATGTGCCAAGCCAATGGGGCCTACAGCCGGGAACAGTTCAAGCCTCAAGCTACCA GGGATCTggagaaggagaaacaaagactCCAAAATATCTTTGCCATGGGGAAGGACCCAGAGGAACGGAAAAGAAAGGCCCCTCCTGCACGACAGGAGGTTCCAGCCCCTGAGCGAGACCGATTTGAAGAGT TGGTGAAGGAAATCCAGGAGAGGAAAGAATTCCTGACTGACATGGAGGCCCTGGGACAGGGCAAACAGTACCGAGGAATCATCCTTGCTGAAATATCCCAG AAACTCCGGGAAATGGAAGACATTGACCGCAGGAGGAGTGAGGAACTTAGGAAGGCTCTTGCCACCACTTAA
- the C13H22orf23 gene encoding UPF0193 protein EVG1 isoform X6 — MASQKQMEVVTKGTGFRRRPKTTTYTPGTCELLRGGDALPLQCSPSSSQRVLPSKQIASPIYLPPILAARPHLRPANMCQANGAYSREQFKPQATRDLEKEKQRLQNIFAMGKDPEERKRKAPPARQEVPAPERDRFEELVKEIQERKEFLTDMEALGQGKQYRGIILAEISQKLREMEDIDRRRSEELRKALATT; from the exons ATGGCTTCACAGAAGCAGATGGAAGTAGTGACCAAAGGAACTGGGTTCCGGCGCCGCCCCAAGACGACCACTTATACCCCGGGGACCTGCGAGCTGCTCAGAG GAGGAGATGCTTTGCCCCTACAGTGCAGCCCATCATCCAGCCAGAGGGTCTTACCTTCCAAGCAAATAGCCTCACCTATCTACCTGCCTCCCATCCTCGCAGCCCGTCCCCACCTCCGGCCTGCCAACATGTGCCAAGCCAATGGGGCCTACAGCCGGGAACAGTTCAAGCCTCAAGCTACCA GGGATCTggagaaggagaaacaaagactCCAAAATATCTTTGCCATGGGGAAGGACCCAGAGGAACGGAAAAGAAAGGCCCCTCCTGCACGACAGGAGGTTCCAGCCCCTGAGCGAGACCGATTTGAAGAGT TGGTGAAGGAAATCCAGGAGAGGAAAGAATTCCTGACTGACATGGAGGCCCTGGGACAGGGCAAACAGTACCGAGGAATCATCCTTGCTGAAATATCCCAG AAACTCCGGGAAATGGAAGACATTGACCGCAGGAGGAGTGAGGAACTTAGGAAGGCTCTTGCCACCACTTAA